A section of the Paenibacillus odorifer genome encodes:
- the recJ gene encoding single-stranded-DNA-specific exonuclease RecJ, with product MLYSKTRWQSPAANPDTVRDMARSLSISPLLSSLLVNRGMNTPHEALSFMDGSEEEQHDPFLLKGMAEAVPRIRKALKDEEHILIYGDYDADGVSSTALMIHLLRYLGASFDIYIPHRSNEGYGLHNHALDWALQQGVSLIITVDTGISAYHQVAYANELGIDVIVTDHHEPPELLPEAYTLINPKLPDCPYPFKGLAGVGVAYKLAQAILGEETPTEWAEIAAIGTVADLMPLLGENREIVRNGLESMRHSSFPGIRALLAVSGVNMSTVSAVNIAFGMAPRINASGRLDHAGRAVSLLTTEHAAEAEQLAGELDLLNKERQLVVERIVVEATAKLEQMTQGGEIPDIIVLADHGWNVGVVGIVASKLLERYYRPVIILDIHPETGMCKGSARSIPGLDIYAALSSCSDLMDHFGGHPAAAGMSLHRDGLEAFAAALNEYASGVLTPEHFVPVASADAEVSISDLSLQTALELERLAPFGMSNPLPKFIIRGATVKETRTMGQDGKHLKIVLQQGKNSIEALAFGKGALSRLLPAGTTINVLAELSINEWNGSRKSQLMLQDLSVQDAQLFDLRGAADAVRQAAHIRELLLPYSGAGPYRAAAVFQNGRSTPASELIGMSLWVYDKEAGISAAVKDEPLQESGHVSLLCLLDMPETPEQLDALLETFPNADNIALLHSIKDGRERLITPTRDHFKILYKLLASITSVATPENEVLLRLSRQSSLSIRMLNNMLDVFEELDFIKRSQGSVAFITQPVAKSLTASSHFVRLGQMAEMEQYFMEGSLSELQDWMLSRRLGVS from the coding sequence TTGCTTTATTCAAAAACAAGATGGCAATCTCCGGCAGCCAATCCCGACACAGTTAGGGATATGGCCCGGAGCCTTTCTATTTCTCCACTCTTATCCTCACTATTAGTAAATAGAGGAATGAACACGCCTCATGAAGCTCTAAGCTTCATGGATGGCAGTGAGGAAGAACAGCATGATCCGTTCCTACTCAAAGGAATGGCTGAAGCGGTTCCTAGAATTAGAAAGGCTTTAAAAGATGAAGAACATATTCTTATTTATGGCGATTATGATGCCGACGGGGTGTCCAGCACAGCACTTATGATTCATCTGCTGCGCTATTTAGGCGCTTCCTTTGATATTTATATCCCACACCGCTCTAATGAGGGTTATGGGCTGCATAATCATGCCCTGGATTGGGCTTTACAGCAAGGTGTCTCCTTAATCATTACAGTAGATACTGGCATTAGCGCTTATCATCAGGTTGCTTACGCTAATGAACTGGGGATCGATGTGATCGTTACGGATCACCATGAACCCCCTGAGCTTTTGCCAGAGGCCTATACGCTTATTAATCCCAAGCTGCCAGACTGCCCTTATCCGTTCAAAGGATTAGCGGGTGTAGGTGTGGCTTATAAGCTTGCTCAGGCTATTCTAGGGGAAGAAACTCCCACAGAATGGGCAGAGATTGCAGCGATAGGAACGGTTGCGGATTTAATGCCGCTGCTTGGCGAAAACCGTGAGATTGTTAGAAATGGCTTGGAAAGTATGCGGCATTCAAGTTTCCCGGGGATTCGTGCCTTACTCGCTGTCAGCGGTGTGAACATGAGCACTGTGAGTGCGGTCAATATCGCTTTTGGCATGGCGCCGCGCATTAATGCCAGTGGTCGCCTGGACCATGCTGGACGGGCTGTGTCCCTCCTCACTACCGAGCATGCGGCTGAGGCAGAGCAGCTAGCTGGAGAGCTGGACCTGCTTAACAAAGAACGCCAATTGGTGGTAGAAAGAATTGTTGTTGAGGCTACTGCCAAGCTGGAGCAGATGACACAGGGTGGCGAAATCCCAGACATCATTGTTCTTGCTGATCATGGCTGGAATGTAGGTGTGGTAGGTATAGTGGCTTCCAAACTGCTGGAGCGTTATTATCGGCCTGTGATCATTCTGGATATACATCCAGAGACCGGAATGTGCAAAGGTTCTGCTCGCTCCATTCCTGGACTTGACATCTACGCTGCACTTTCTTCTTGTTCTGATTTAATGGATCATTTTGGAGGTCATCCAGCCGCTGCGGGAATGAGCCTGCATCGGGATGGATTAGAAGCCTTTGCTGCAGCATTAAACGAATATGCGTCCGGGGTGTTAACGCCAGAGCATTTCGTTCCTGTTGCTTCCGCTGATGCAGAGGTGTCAATCTCAGATTTATCACTGCAGACCGCGTTAGAATTGGAAAGGCTTGCACCATTCGGAATGTCTAATCCGTTGCCGAAGTTTATTATTCGTGGGGCTACCGTGAAAGAGACACGTACAATGGGCCAAGATGGAAAACACCTGAAGATTGTATTGCAGCAGGGGAAAAACAGCATTGAAGCCTTGGCGTTTGGTAAAGGCGCTTTATCCAGGCTGCTACCGGCGGGTACTACGATCAACGTGTTAGCTGAGCTGTCGATCAATGAATGGAATGGCTCACGCAAATCACAGCTGATGCTGCAGGATTTATCTGTGCAGGATGCTCAGTTATTCGATCTTCGTGGTGCTGCTGACGCCGTACGGCAAGCCGCACATATTAGAGAACTACTTCTTCCTTATAGTGGTGCGGGTCCGTATCGAGCTGCTGCAGTGTTTCAGAACGGACGTAGTACGCCTGCAAGTGAATTGATAGGAATGTCTTTATGGGTATATGATAAAGAAGCTGGCATTAGCGCTGCTGTTAAGGATGAGCCCCTTCAGGAATCAGGGCATGTCTCCCTGTTATGCTTACTGGATATGCCGGAGACTCCTGAACAACTGGATGCGCTGCTCGAAACCTTCCCTAATGCTGATAATATTGCGTTATTGCATTCTATCAAGGATGGCCGAGAACGACTTATTACTCCGACACGGGATCATTTCAAAATACTATATAAACTGTTGGCTTCGATCACCTCAGTTGCAACACCTGAGAACGAAGTTTTGCTGCGGTTAAGCCGCCAGTCCTCGTTAAGTATCCGCATGCTTAACAACATGCTTGATGTGTTTGAGGAGCTTGATTTTATTAAAAGAAGTCAGGGAAGTGTGGCGTTTATTACTCAGCCAGTAGCTAAAAGTCTGACAGCATCGAGTCATTTTGTCCGACTGGGACAGATGGCGGAAATGGAGCAATACTTCATGGAGGGCAGCCTGTCAGAGTTACAGGACTGGATGTTATCGCGTCGTTTAGGCGTATCATAA
- the uraA gene encoding uracil permease, producing the protein MQREIQVNEKLPWGPGFLLSLQHLFAMFGSTVLVPNLFGVDPGMILLMNGIGTLLYIWICRGKIPAYLGSSFAFIAPVLSVLSRYPNDHMKGYSLALGAFIVTGIIFVLVALIIRYAGTKWIDVVFPPAVMGAIVATIGLELVPVAARMAGLIAPEGVAVADWTPDGKTIALSMVTLGVTVIGAVLFRGFPKIIHILIGIVTGYGLAYILKMVDTAAISNAKFLAHPSIVTPSFDWNVIFTIIPVSLVVIVEHIGHLLVTSNIVGRDLAKDPGLDRSLMGNGISTIISGFIGSTPNTTYGENIGVMALTKVYSVYVIGGAAVIAILLSFSGTFSSVIANIPTPVMGGVSLLLFGVIAASGLRIFVEQKVDFSKATNMIMATLVLVVGISGTTLTMGNVKLSGMALATIVGIVLALFFKLIEVLGLSNDGGESDKTAH; encoded by the coding sequence TTGCAACGCGAAATTCAAGTTAACGAAAAACTTCCATGGGGCCCAGGCTTTCTATTAAGTCTCCAGCATTTGTTTGCCATGTTTGGCAGTACAGTGCTAGTGCCTAACTTGTTCGGGGTCGACCCTGGAATGATTTTGCTTATGAATGGTATCGGTACATTGCTGTACATTTGGATCTGTCGCGGTAAAATCCCTGCGTACCTTGGTTCCAGCTTTGCCTTTATTGCACCGGTATTATCAGTACTCAGTCGTTACCCAAATGATCACATGAAAGGATACTCGCTTGCTTTGGGTGCTTTTATCGTCACTGGTATTATATTCGTGCTCGTGGCATTGATCATTCGTTATGCAGGAACCAAATGGATTGATGTTGTTTTCCCTCCAGCAGTAATGGGGGCTATCGTAGCTACGATCGGCCTTGAACTTGTACCTGTTGCCGCACGAATGGCAGGACTTATTGCTCCTGAAGGCGTTGCAGTTGCAGACTGGACGCCAGATGGCAAAACAATCGCACTTTCTATGGTGACGCTTGGTGTAACTGTAATTGGAGCTGTACTCTTCCGCGGTTTTCCAAAAATCATTCACATCCTTATTGGTATCGTCACTGGTTATGGTTTAGCATATATTTTGAAAATGGTGGATACCGCTGCTATCTCTAATGCAAAATTTTTAGCGCATCCTTCCATTGTTACTCCTTCATTTGATTGGAATGTAATATTCACTATTATCCCGGTATCATTAGTTGTTATCGTTGAGCATATTGGACATTTACTTGTAACAAGCAATATTGTCGGCAGAGACTTGGCAAAAGATCCTGGACTTGACCGCTCTCTGATGGGGAACGGGATATCTACAATTATCTCCGGTTTTATCGGTTCTACTCCAAATACAACCTACGGTGAAAATATCGGGGTTATGGCGTTGACTAAAGTATATTCGGTATATGTAATCGGCGGCGCAGCGGTGATTGCTATTCTGCTTTCATTCTCTGGTACTTTCTCCTCCGTTATCGCTAATATTCCAACCCCTGTAATGGGTGGTGTATCCTTGTTGCTGTTTGGTGTAATTGCGGCTTCCGGATTACGTATTTTCGTTGAGCAAAAAGTTGATTTTTCCAAAGCTACGAACATGATCATGGCTACGTTGGTACTCGTTGTCGGAATCAGTGGTACAACCCTTACTATGGGCAACGTTAAACTTAGTGGTATGGCGCTGGCTACAATTGTTGGTATCGTATTGGCACTGTTCTTCAAACTCATTGAAGTGCTTGGACTGTCTAATGATGGCGGAGAAAGTGATAAAACTGCCCATTAA
- a CDS encoding adenine phosphoribosyltransferase — protein MDFKDSIRVIPDFPKEGISFKDITTLLKDGEAYRQAIDALKALVAHLEIDVIAGPEARGFVVGAPLAYAMGVGFVPIRKSGKLPYETIEVGYDLEYGKDTLAVHTDAIKPGQKVLIADDLLATGGTIATSVNLVEQLGGKVVGAAFLIELVELAGRNKLSGVEVLSLVNYED, from the coding sequence TTGGATTTTAAAGATAGTATTCGTGTGATTCCTGATTTCCCTAAAGAAGGTATTAGTTTTAAAGATATCACCACATTGCTTAAAGACGGGGAGGCTTACCGCCAAGCGATTGACGCGTTGAAAGCTCTCGTAGCGCACTTGGAAATCGACGTTATCGCTGGACCAGAAGCACGTGGCTTCGTAGTTGGAGCACCTCTTGCTTATGCGATGGGAGTAGGTTTTGTGCCGATTCGTAAAAGCGGCAAGCTTCCATATGAGACTATAGAGGTAGGTTATGATCTTGAGTATGGCAAGGACACACTTGCTGTTCACACGGATGCTATCAAGCCTGGTCAAAAAGTATTGATCGCTGATGATTTATTGGCAACTGGTGGAACCATTGCTACTTCGGTTAACCTTGTAGAACAGCTTGGCGGTAAAGTGGTAGGTGCTGCTTTTCTGATTGAACTGGTTGAGCTTGCTGGGCGTAATAAGCTTTCTGGAGTTGAAGTTCTTTCCTTGGTGAATTACGAGGATTAA
- a CDS encoding cation diffusion facilitator family transporter yields MNKERSPQSETVAWTGIISDVTLAVAKGSFGYISGSKALMGDALYSGADAAAKLADILPWRSEQGRKSKQRIEERRGTKEPLLAILFSVFILMGGLQIAFSAIRDLTDGKSSTHGQLAFVTVLVSIVFKEAVFQYQYRYFKKIGDGSHAAYVNSHRFSLYTSITVLVGISLSMGGTYWHPLSYMDPIAALLTGVLILRKGYSLIASSINTKNAQELPSEEAANFIETVQRVHGVIRVEHLKALEQGNYVNLQVKISVNPRITVMEAQDISECARKLLQHRFVHVGEVHMDVVPYDPGYPYKSNYELPDNDIPTLLQ; encoded by the coding sequence ATGAATAAAGAACGATCACCGCAAAGCGAGACGGTTGCTTGGACAGGGATCATTAGCGATGTTACTTTGGCAGTAGCTAAGGGGAGTTTTGGCTATATTTCAGGGAGCAAGGCATTAATGGGGGATGCTTTGTATTCCGGAGCAGACGCAGCAGCCAAACTGGCGGATATTCTTCCGTGGCGCTCTGAGCAAGGGAGAAAGAGTAAGCAACGGATCGAAGAACGGCGGGGCACTAAGGAGCCGCTGTTGGCTATACTTTTTTCGGTATTTATTCTTATGGGGGGACTGCAGATCGCATTCTCTGCAATCCGCGACTTAACGGATGGAAAATCATCTACACACGGACAGCTGGCGTTTGTAACCGTCTTAGTATCTATTGTTTTTAAAGAAGCTGTATTTCAATATCAATATCGCTACTTTAAAAAAATAGGTGATGGCAGTCACGCTGCATATGTTAATAGTCATCGTTTCAGCTTATATACATCTATCACAGTATTAGTCGGAATTTCGTTATCCATGGGTGGCACCTATTGGCATCCTCTATCTTATATGGATCCTATTGCCGCACTCTTAACCGGAGTTTTAATTCTTCGTAAAGGTTATTCACTCATTGCTAGCTCTATTAACACTAAAAATGCGCAGGAGCTTCCTTCGGAGGAAGCCGCTAATTTTATTGAAACGGTGCAACGTGTTCATGGCGTCATTCGCGTAGAACATCTGAAGGCACTTGAGCAAGGGAATTATGTGAATCTTCAAGTGAAGATCAGTGTGAATCCGCGGATTACGGTGATGGAAGCACAGGATATTTCGGAATGCGCTAGGAAGCTGCTGCAGCACCGGTTTGTTCATGTCGGTGAGGTGCATATGGACGTTGTTCCTTATGATCCCGGCTATCCGTACAAAAGCAATTATGAATTGCCGGATAATGATATTCCTACGTTGCTTCAGTAG
- the secF gene encoding protein translocase subunit SecF — translation MRFKKELDFVHLSKYFYIFSIALTVAGLIFLATFGLNYSVDFKAGSNVDISLSKNLNLDQVKTATSAIDVDHEPTISFGDQRVNIRYDEVLDEAQDEALKAEILKLDDKASFEINTVDTEMAKELARNAIYAVLISCLGIIIYVSIRFEWRFAVASIVALLHDAFIVVALFSIFRLEVDLTFIVAVLTIIGYSINDTIVIFDRIRENLRFGKQKTYEDLKHLVNKSVAQTLMRSLYTAFTVFIAAFFLLLFGGESIKMFSLAMVIGLLFGAYSSIFIASPLWLVLKKREKVKVKSSPNKG, via the coding sequence GTGCGCTTTAAGAAAGAGCTTGATTTCGTACATTTGAGTAAATATTTCTATATTTTCTCTATCGCATTGACAGTAGCAGGATTGATATTCCTGGCGACATTTGGCCTGAATTACAGCGTTGACTTCAAAGCTGGATCTAATGTGGACATCTCCCTATCCAAGAATTTGAACTTGGATCAGGTTAAGACTGCAACTAGTGCAATCGATGTCGATCATGAACCAACGATTTCGTTTGGTGATCAGCGTGTGAATATCCGCTATGACGAAGTTCTTGATGAGGCTCAAGATGAGGCTCTAAAAGCTGAAATCCTTAAGCTGGATGACAAAGCATCGTTTGAGATTAACACCGTGGACACTGAAATGGCTAAAGAATTGGCACGTAATGCTATTTATGCAGTTCTGATTTCTTGTCTGGGGATTATTATTTATGTAAGTATTCGTTTTGAATGGCGTTTCGCCGTGGCATCGATTGTGGCCTTGCTCCATGATGCCTTTATCGTAGTCGCGCTCTTCTCTATCTTCCGTTTGGAAGTGGATTTGACTTTCATTGTAGCGGTGCTTACGATTATCGGTTATTCCATTAATGATACGATCGTTATTTTTGACCGTATCCGTGAGAATTTACGTTTTGGTAAACAGAAAACTTATGAAGACTTGAAACACCTTGTGAATAAAAGTGTGGCTCAAACGCTTATGCGTTCTCTCTATACCGCATTTACCGTATTCATTGCGGCGTTCTTCCTGTTATTGTTCGGAGGCGAGTCGATTAAGATGTTCTCGCTTGCGATGGTAATCGGCTTGCTCTTCGGAGCTTACTCTTCCATCTTTATTGCCAGTCCACTCTGGTTAGTGCTTAAAAAGCGTGAGAAGGTTAAAGTGAAGAGCAGCCCGAATAAAGGTTAG